A genomic stretch from Shewanella woodyi ATCC 51908 includes:
- a CDS encoding MAPEG family protein has protein sequence MPVAISGLYISITAILVVMFAMRVVKLRRKHKIGIGSSDNKELRIAGRVHANLIENAPIAMALLLVAELNGLTPLALHLLGIMWVIGRVLHAIGLTKGQGGYHIGRFWGGLLSWLMILILAGINLGYFVYSQI, from the coding sequence ATGCCAGTTGCAATCTCCGGGTTATATATCAGTATTACAGCCATCTTAGTGGTGATGTTTGCCATGCGGGTGGTCAAGCTGCGCCGTAAACATAAGATAGGCATAGGTAGCTCAGACAATAAAGAGCTGAGAATTGCAGGTCGAGTGCATGCTAATTTAATTGAAAATGCTCCCATTGCTATGGCATTGCTGCTTGTGGCTGAGCTCAATGGGTTAACCCCTTTGGCATTGCATCTACTGGGGATCATGTGGGTGATTGGGCGAGTGCTTCATGCCATTGGATTGACCAAGGGGCAGGGAGGCTATCACATAGGTAGGTTTTGGGGAGGCCTACTGAGCTGGTTGATGATATTAATCCTTGCGGGGATCAATCTTGGGTATTTTGTTTATAGCCAGATATAA
- the gfa gene encoding S-(hydroxymethyl)glutathione synthase produces MKVLIHPQVDNGVTQSQEGFSGGTLGCQCQAQRVEVSVTAQTAHNHVCGCSKCWKPEGALFAQIAVVSRDNVQVINNADKLMVVDESAAIQRHACKECGTHMYGRIENAAHPFYGLDFVHTELSSEEGWSQPEFAAFVSSIIESGASADSMADVRQTLKDLGLEPYDCLSPALMDAIAVHLAKSA; encoded by the coding sequence ATGAAAGTGTTAATTCACCCACAAGTTGATAATGGAGTTACTCAGAGCCAGGAAGGCTTTTCCGGTGGTACTTTAGGGTGTCAATGTCAGGCGCAACGAGTTGAGGTTTCAGTTACGGCGCAAACAGCTCATAACCACGTTTGTGGCTGCAGCAAATGTTGGAAACCAGAGGGAGCTTTATTTGCTCAAATCGCCGTTGTTTCACGTGATAATGTTCAAGTGATTAACAATGCTGATAAATTGATGGTAGTCGATGAGTCTGCCGCTATTCAACGCCACGCCTGCAAAGAGTGTGGAACCCATATGTATGGCCGCATTGAGAATGCTGCTCACCCCTTTTATGGATTGGATTTTGTACACACCGAATTATCATCAGAGGAGGGATGGTCTCAACCTGAGTTTGCTGCGTTTGTCTCTTCAATCATAGAGTCAGGCGCCTCTGCAGACTCTATGGCAGATGTTCGTCAAACCCTCAAAGATTTAGGTCTTGAGCCATATGACTGTTTATCACCTGCGTTAATGGATGCAATTGCGGTGCATCTTGCTAAGAGCGCGTAA
- the fghA gene encoding S-formylglutathione hydrolase, with translation MTIENVSVNKSFDGWHKQYSHRSSVLNCEMRFAIYLPPQASNGEKVPVLYWLSGLTCTDENFMQKAGAQALAAELGIAIVAPDTSPRGDDVADDEGYDLGKGAGFYVNATQVPWSRHYQMYDYVVDELPKLIESMFPVSDKRSIAGHSMGGHGALVIALRNSDTYQSVSAFSPISNPINCPWGKKAFTAYLGRDTKTWSDYDASVLMRQATSFVPALVDQGDGDNFMVEQLKPEMLEAAASVSGYPLTLNIREGYDHSYYFISSYIENHLRFHAEHLKK, from the coding sequence GTGACAATTGAAAATGTGAGTGTGAATAAGAGCTTTGATGGCTGGCATAAGCAGTATAGCCACAGATCCAGTGTCTTAAATTGTGAGATGCGATTCGCCATCTACCTGCCACCACAAGCATCTAATGGTGAGAAAGTACCAGTACTCTATTGGTTATCTGGCTTAACCTGCACTGATGAAAACTTTATGCAGAAAGCTGGGGCACAGGCATTGGCAGCTGAGCTTGGTATCGCTATTGTTGCACCGGATACCAGCCCAAGAGGCGATGATGTAGCCGATGATGAAGGATACGATCTGGGCAAAGGGGCGGGGTTCTATGTTAATGCGACTCAGGTACCTTGGAGCCGCCATTATCAGATGTATGACTATGTCGTTGATGAGCTGCCAAAGCTGATTGAATCTATGTTCCCAGTTAGTGATAAGCGCTCGATCGCAGGACACTCTATGGGTGGACATGGCGCTTTAGTTATTGCACTGAGAAACAGTGACACCTATCAGTCTGTGTCGGCGTTTAGTCCTATTAGTAATCCGATCAATTGTCCTTGGGGCAAGAAGGCATTTACGGCTTATTTAGGTCGAGATACCAAAACTTGGTCTGATTATGATGCTAGTGTACTTATGCGTCAGGCGACAAGCTTTGTTCCAGCTTTAGTGGACCAAGGTGATGGTGATAACTTTATGGTTGAGCAGTTAAAGCCTGAAATGCTTGAAGCTGCAGCGAGCGTGAGCGGTTACCCTTTAACCTTGAACATCCGTGAAGGCTATGATCACAGTTACTACTTTATCTCTAGCTATATCGAGAACCACCTGCGTTTTCATGCTGAGCACTTAAAGAAGTAA
- a CDS encoding S-(hydroxymethyl)glutathione dehydrogenase/class III alcohol dehydrogenase has protein sequence MTAQTIKSKAAVAWAVGEPLSMEIVDVMPPQKGEVRIKMIATGVCHTDAFTLSGDDPEGIFPCILGHEGGGIVESIGEGVTSVQVGDHVIPLYTPECGECKFCKSGKTNLCQKIRETQGKGLMPDGTTRFSKDGVDIFHYMGTSTFSEYTVLPEISLAKVNPEAPLEEVCLLGCGVTTGMGAVMNTAKVEEGSTVAIFGMGGIGLSAVIGATMAKAARIIVIDINESKFELARKLGATDCINPKDYDKPIQDVIVELTDGGVDYSFECIGNVHVMRSALECCHKGWGESVVIGVAGAGQEISTRPFQLVTGRVWKGSAFGGVKGRSELPEYVERYMAGEFKLNDFITHTMGLEQVNEAFDLMHEGKSIRTVIHFDK, from the coding sequence ATGACAGCACAAACAATTAAATCAAAAGCAGCAGTCGCTTGGGCTGTGGGTGAGCCACTATCTATGGAGATCGTAGATGTAATGCCACCACAAAAAGGTGAAGTTCGTATTAAGATGATCGCAACAGGCGTTTGTCATACCGATGCTTTCACTTTATCTGGTGATGATCCTGAAGGTATCTTCCCATGTATTTTAGGCCATGAAGGCGGCGGAATCGTTGAATCTATCGGCGAAGGCGTTACTAGCGTTCAGGTCGGAGATCACGTTATCCCTCTTTACACTCCTGAGTGTGGTGAATGTAAATTCTGTAAGTCTGGTAAGACTAACCTTTGCCAGAAGATCCGTGAAACCCAAGGTAAAGGCTTAATGCCAGATGGCACGACTCGCTTCTCTAAAGATGGCGTTGATATTTTCCACTACATGGGAACATCTACCTTCTCTGAGTACACTGTATTACCTGAAATTTCATTGGCTAAAGTTAACCCAGAAGCGCCACTTGAAGAGGTGTGTCTGTTAGGTTGTGGTGTAACTACTGGTATGGGCGCTGTAATGAATACGGCTAAAGTTGAAGAGGGCTCAACAGTCGCTATCTTCGGCATGGGCGGTATCGGTCTATCGGCAGTTATTGGTGCAACTATGGCTAAAGCCGCTCGCATCATTGTTATCGATATTAACGAAAGCAAGTTTGAGCTAGCCCGTAAACTAGGTGCTACTGATTGCATCAATCCAAAAGATTATGACAAGCCAATTCAAGATGTGATTGTTGAGTTGACTGATGGCGGCGTTGATTACTCATTCGAGTGTATCGGTAATGTTCACGTGATGCGCTCTGCACTTGAGTGTTGTCATAAAGGTTGGGGCGAATCTGTGGTTATCGGTGTGGCTGGCGCAGGTCAAGAGATCTCTACTCGTCCATTCCAACTTGTCACTGGTCGCGTATGGAAAGGCAGCGCATTTGGTGGTGTTAAAGGCCGCTCTGAGCTACCTGAATATGTTGAACGTTACATGGCAGGTGAGTTTAAGTTAAACGACTTTATTACTCACACTATGGGACTTGAGCAGGTAAATGAAGCGTTTGACCTTATGCACGAAGGTAAGAGCATACGTACTGTTATCCATTTCGATAAGTAA
- a CDS encoding YgiQ family radical SAM protein, with protein MQVESTLFTYPKYRAEMKRPAPFLPMSRKEMDRLGWDSCDIIIVTGDAYVDHPSFGMAVIGRMLESQGFRVGIISQPDWSNKNDFMKLGKPNLYFGVTAGNMDSMINRYTAERRMRHDDAYTAGNIGGKRPDRAVTVYTQRCKEAYKQVPVVIGGIEASLRRIAHYDYWSDKIRRSVILDAKADILVYGNAERPLVELSHRLADGEPISELHNIRGTTVIRKEPLSGWKGMDSRKIDQLHKIDPIPHPYGADDVGCKNLSGPSDVKIFDNDAPKAISVQPARPKPWEKTYVLLPSFEKVSGDKYLYAHASRILHQEQNPGCARALFQKHAERAIWVNPPAWPLNTDEMDGVFGLAYARVPHPSYGKEVIPAYDMIKTSINIMRGCFGGCSFCSITEHEGRIIQSRSQESIVNEIKDIQDKVPGFTGVISDLGGPTANMYHLGCKSEKAEKTCRRISCIFPDICGHMDTDHQPTIDLYRAARDVPGIKKILIASGVRYDLASEDPRYVKELATHHVGGYLKIAPEHTEEGPLNKMMKPGMGTYDKFKELFDKYSKEAGKKQYLIPYFISAHPGTTNEDMVNLALWLKGEKFKLDQVQNFYPSPMANATTIYHTELNSLKNVKHTSEQVTVPKKGRQRKLHKALLRYHDEAGWPMIREALIEMGKEKLIGSGANCLVPAESRQEREARRNKGKGGNKSSKSNGGQKALTRFSEDQFSDRKPKGGKSGSAGKQGSGKGGNGQAKNSAGSKRPPKKNAWGTTPKHQR; from the coding sequence ATGCAAGTTGAATCTACGTTATTTACGTATCCTAAGTATCGCGCTGAAATGAAGCGACCAGCCCCATTTTTACCTATGTCTCGTAAAGAGATGGACAGGTTAGGTTGGGATAGTTGCGACATCATCATAGTGACCGGTGACGCTTATGTAGATCATCCTAGTTTTGGCATGGCAGTTATTGGTCGTATGCTTGAATCACAGGGCTTTAGAGTGGGGATAATCTCTCAGCCTGACTGGTCAAATAAAAATGACTTTATGAAGCTGGGTAAGCCAAATCTCTATTTTGGTGTGACCGCGGGAAATATGGACTCGATGATCAATCGCTATACTGCCGAGCGCCGTATGCGTCATGACGATGCCTACACTGCGGGTAATATTGGCGGAAAACGTCCCGATCGCGCCGTCACTGTGTATACCCAAAGATGTAAAGAAGCCTATAAACAGGTGCCTGTAGTTATAGGTGGTATCGAAGCTAGCCTACGCCGTATTGCACACTACGATTACTGGTCCGATAAAATTCGCCGCAGTGTTATTCTAGATGCTAAGGCTGATATCTTAGTTTATGGCAATGCCGAGCGTCCGTTGGTGGAGCTATCACATCGCCTCGCCGATGGTGAGCCTATCTCTGAGCTGCATAATATTCGCGGCACCACAGTGATCCGTAAAGAGCCCCTTTCTGGTTGGAAAGGGATGGACTCGCGTAAAATCGATCAACTTCATAAGATAGATCCCATTCCTCACCCCTATGGCGCCGATGATGTAGGTTGTAAAAACCTCTCAGGCCCATCGGATGTGAAGATATTTGATAACGATGCGCCTAAAGCTATCAGTGTTCAACCTGCTAGGCCTAAGCCTTGGGAGAAGACCTATGTCTTGCTGCCGAGTTTTGAGAAGGTATCAGGTGATAAGTATCTCTACGCTCACGCATCGCGGATTTTGCATCAGGAGCAGAATCCTGGTTGTGCTCGAGCTCTATTTCAAAAGCATGCCGAACGCGCTATTTGGGTAAATCCACCTGCTTGGCCGCTCAATACCGACGAGATGGATGGTGTATTTGGCTTAGCCTATGCGCGTGTGCCTCACCCTTCATACGGTAAAGAGGTTATTCCTGCTTACGACATGATTAAGACCTCAATTAATATCATGCGTGGTTGTTTCGGTGGTTGCTCATTCTGCTCCATTACCGAGCACGAGGGGCGGATCATTCAAAGTCGTTCACAAGAGTCGATTGTGAACGAGATTAAAGATATTCAAGATAAAGTGCCTGGTTTTACTGGTGTGATCTCTGATCTCGGAGGCCCGACAGCCAACATGTACCATTTAGGCTGTAAGAGTGAGAAGGCGGAGAAAACTTGTCGTCGCATCTCCTGTATCTTCCCAGATATCTGTGGCCATATGGATACGGATCATCAACCGACTATCGATCTCTATCGCGCCGCACGTGATGTGCCAGGCATTAAGAAGATCTTAATCGCCTCGGGTGTGCGTTATGACTTAGCATCTGAAGATCCCCGCTATGTGAAGGAGCTTGCGACTCACCATGTTGGTGGCTACCTTAAAATCGCCCCAGAGCATACCGAAGAGGGCCCGCTGAATAAGATGATGAAGCCGGGCATGGGAACCTACGACAAGTTTAAAGAGCTTTTTGATAAATATTCGAAAGAAGCGGGTAAGAAGCAGTACCTGATCCCCTACTTTATCTCGGCGCATCCAGGAACGACTAACGAAGATATGGTCAATCTGGCTTTGTGGCTGAAGGGGGAGAAGTTCAAATTAGATCAGGTGCAAAACTTCTATCCATCGCCCATGGCAAATGCGACAACCATTTACCACACTGAGCTGAACTCTCTTAAAAATGTGAAGCACACCAGTGAACAAGTGACTGTGCCTAAAAAGGGGCGTCAACGTAAGTTACACAAGGCGTTGCTGCGTTATCACGATGAAGCTGGCTGGCCTATGATCCGTGAAGCCCTGATTGAGATGGGCAAAGAGAAGTTAATTGGCAGTGGTGCAAACTGTTTGGTCCCTGCTGAGTCGCGTCAGGAGCGTGAAGCTAGACGTAATAAGGGTAAAGGCGGCAACAAGAGCAGCAAGAGTAATGGTGGTCAAAAGGCATTAACTCGCTTCTCTGAAGATCAATTTAGCGATCGTAAACCTAAAGGTGGAAAGTCAGGTAGTGCCGGTAAACAGGGCTCAGGTAAGGGCGGTAACGGGCAGGCTAAGAACTCCGCTGGCTCTAAGCGACCGCCGAAGAAAAATGCTTGGGGCACTACACCTAAACATCAGCGATGA
- a CDS encoding YkvA family protein — protein sequence MSDNSDNAATDGYSEEGFWLKVKQFAVKAGREVIDNALCLYYAAKRPDTPKWAKTIIFGALAYFITPLDAIPDLTPMVGFTDDLGALAAALAMVAMYVDDTVKNQAAEKSAAWFD from the coding sequence ATGAGTGATAATTCAGATAATGCGGCAACTGATGGCTATAGCGAAGAGGGGTTCTGGCTTAAGGTGAAGCAGTTTGCTGTGAAAGCGGGACGAGAGGTGATCGATAATGCCTTGTGCTTGTACTATGCAGCGAAAAGACCTGATACCCCCAAATGGGCTAAGACGATTATTTTTGGTGCACTTGCCTATTTTATTACGCCACTGGATGCGATACCGGATCTAACGCCTATGGTGGGTTTTACCGATGATCTTGGTGCATTAGCCGCTGCACTGGCGATGGTGGCCATGTATGTGGATGACACAGTGAAAAACCAGGCAGCAGAAAAGAGCGCAGCCTGGTTCGATTAA
- a CDS encoding SDR family NAD(P)-dependent oxidoreductase encodes MMKTVVITGASRRLGLFLAEQFIARGDRVFAVSRSTSNEFTSIDSANFHAVQIHGYDKLGVEQAVTAIKPQVSHIDLLINNASVFEADPKDNQEIESKLTLFFQIHMLFPSLLTHELAPLLFDEKTPGLVVNMTDIYADNPSHQHSLYCSTKAGLENLTRSFAKKFAPGIRCNSIMPGPLKFLPEHSQAQKEQVLNATLLPFEAGFNPVFQTIEFILANPFVTGTAIKVDGGRSICRG; translated from the coding sequence ATGATGAAAACAGTTGTGATCACCGGAGCAAGTCGTCGATTAGGTCTCTTTCTAGCAGAGCAGTTTATTGCCAGAGGAGATAGGGTTTTCGCGGTATCACGAAGTACCTCTAATGAGTTTACCTCTATCGATTCAGCAAACTTTCATGCAGTTCAAATTCATGGTTACGATAAGCTAGGTGTTGAGCAAGCTGTTACAGCCATAAAGCCACAAGTGAGTCATATCGATCTACTCATCAACAATGCTTCTGTCTTTGAAGCGGATCCAAAAGACAATCAAGAGATTGAATCTAAACTGACCCTTTTTTTTCAGATCCATATGCTCTTTCCTAGCCTACTAACTCACGAGCTAGCCCCCCTCCTCTTTGATGAGAAGACCCCCGGATTAGTGGTGAATATGACAGATATCTACGCTGACAACCCTAGCCATCAACACTCACTCTACTGTTCAACTAAGGCGGGACTTGAGAACCTCACGCGCTCCTTCGCCAAAAAGTTCGCACCAGGCATACGCTGTAACTCAATTATGCCAGGGCCACTTAAGTTCCTACCCGAACATAGTCAAGCACAAAAAGAGCAAGTGCTTAACGCGACCTTACTCCCCTTTGAAGCCGGATTTAATCCTGTATTTCAGACCATAGAGTTTATTCTGGCTAACCCCTTTGTGACTGGAACCGCCATTAAGGTTGATGGAGGCAGGTCCATCTGCCGAGGGTAG
- a CDS encoding DksA/TraR family C4-type zinc finger protein: MAGGWSRDGAVQDQIDNSVDDGVAQARSRLPVGQSLLYCEECDSPIPQARREAVIGVRLCVSCQQEADKQFKSFSNFNRRAGKDSQLR, encoded by the coding sequence ATGGCTGGTGGTTGGTCTAGAGATGGTGCGGTACAAGATCAGATCGATAACAGTGTCGATGATGGTGTTGCTCAAGCCAGAAGTCGGTTACCGGTTGGTCAAAGCCTACTTTATTGTGAGGAGTGTGACAGCCCCATTCCACAGGCGCGAAGAGAAGCCGTTATCGGAGTTCGCCTCTGTGTTAGTTGTCAGCAGGAAGCTGATAAGCAGTTTAAAAGTTTTAGTAATTTTAACCGGCGTGCGGGGAAAGATAGCCAGTTAAGATAG
- a CDS encoding DMT family transporter: protein MSWIFLILGVVAEALSHVALKATDGFTRPLPAALVILGHLTAFIFLGQAMKGMPVGIVHALWAGLAIVTVTLMSTLLYRQHLDTTAWIGMLLVAGGVMMINLSQGHSH, encoded by the coding sequence ATGAGTTGGATTTTTCTAATATTGGGTGTAGTTGCTGAGGCATTATCACATGTTGCACTCAAGGCTACCGATGGGTTTACTCGTCCACTTCCCGCAGCTCTCGTTATCTTGGGGCATCTGACGGCATTTATCTTTTTAGGTCAGGCGATGAAAGGGATGCCAGTAGGCATAGTGCATGCGCTGTGGGCGGGCCTTGCAATCGTGACAGTGACTCTGATGTCGACGCTCCTATATCGGCAGCATCTCGATACCACTGCTTGGATAGGCATGTTGCTGGTTGCAGGTGGTGTGATGATGATTAACCTCTCTCAGGGACACTCCCACTAG
- a CDS encoding threonine/serine exporter family protein → MDTQDFLVKRRFIIKLGKYLHKFGTPAYRLEAHLQAVSNFLGLEGYFLISPTAMTFVLQRDDEQEYNHVARVKPGELDLGSLARTDELVEELVSGKRTLDEALDRLDEIANKPNPYGSLLTLLAFGSSAGAFAMLMGTSWNDVFWSATLGFMVYGLVYRAERSKRMAEMLEPLAAILAAIITCGISQFDPSINIPVVILSGIIVFVPGLALTLGLAELAARDLISGTARIMDACMLLFKLYFGAIFGMVVGTAIFGEAIYFEPEPLPQIAVWSAVPILSMALVIIFKARMKDSPWGILAGIVAFCSSMLGAIYLGESIGIFFGAFAVGVYSNLFARWMKAPASIALLQGIVILVPGSKTYIGLNTLILGETMLNQSHIGTQIFLIFMSLVAGLIFANVAVSPRRTL, encoded by the coding sequence GTGGACACTCAGGATTTTTTAGTAAAGCGTCGCTTTATCATAAAGTTAGGAAAGTATCTCCATAAGTTTGGCACCCCAGCTTATCGACTAGAAGCTCATCTTCAAGCGGTCTCTAACTTTCTCGGTTTAGAGGGCTATTTTCTCATCTCTCCCACTGCGATGACATTTGTGCTTCAGCGTGACGACGAGCAGGAATATAACCATGTCGCGAGGGTTAAGCCTGGCGAGCTTGATCTGGGCTCTTTGGCAAGAACCGATGAGCTGGTTGAGGAGTTGGTATCAGGTAAGAGAACCCTTGATGAAGCCTTAGATCGCCTCGATGAGATAGCCAATAAACCTAACCCCTATGGTTCGCTACTAACGCTATTGGCATTTGGTAGTTCAGCAGGGGCTTTCGCCATGCTGATGGGTACCAGTTGGAATGATGTTTTCTGGTCAGCGACGTTAGGTTTTATGGTCTATGGTCTGGTTTATCGCGCCGAACGCTCCAAGCGTATGGCGGAGATGCTTGAACCTCTAGCCGCCATCTTAGCCGCCATCATCACCTGTGGGATCTCACAGTTCGATCCCAGCATCAACATTCCTGTGGTGATCCTCTCCGGCATAATTGTCTTTGTGCCCGGCTTAGCACTCACCTTAGGTTTAGCTGAGTTAGCGGCAAGGGATCTTATCTCAGGTACAGCGCGCATTATGGATGCCTGTATGCTGCTATTTAAACTCTATTTCGGCGCTATTTTTGGTATGGTTGTCGGTACCGCTATTTTTGGCGAGGCGATCTACTTTGAACCTGAACCTCTACCTCAGATAGCCGTTTGGTCAGCTGTACCCATCTTATCCATGGCGCTGGTGATCATCTTTAAAGCCCGCATGAAGGATTCACCCTGGGGAATATTGGCAGGTATTGTCGCCTTCTGCTCATCCATGCTCGGTGCAATCTATCTCGGTGAGTCTATCGGGATCTTTTTTGGTGCCTTTGCAGTAGGTGTTTACTCCAACCTCTTTGCTCGTTGGATGAAAGCCCCCGCCTCTATCGCACTACTTCAAGGCATAGTGATCTTAGTCCCAGGCAGTAAAACTTATATCGGGCTAAACACCCTTATCTTGGGTGAAACCATGCTGAATCAGTCCCATATTGGTACTCAGATATTCCTGATATTTATGTCTCTTGTTGCAGGGTTAATCTTTGCAAACGTTGCCGTTTCTCCCAGAAGAACTCTCTAG
- a CDS encoding ShlB/FhaC/HecB family hemolysin secretion/activation protein, which yields MTYKTSLVFISISFLAAQTGLAEESAEKTEAFTEKKSLHKIIITSHPIFDESAPDSFFIHDWANYLHINTRESTILNKLTFDEQSQVSQKDIEEAQRNLRYEPYIRDAKITFVERAPDADAPDEGEVVLVETWDNWSLLPTVSLSRSGGDTKYSVGLKEDNLLGYGIRTRIKYKSDSERTGYKLSVQAPLDNLIKHSTIAASYHDNSDGQATQFRFIKPFYTLDANNMYGLSYSDDLRTDTIKQNGMDINEFEHKQDFFNLQYGWRINKTANSRTRVITGITRNKSEFANQDKFPDTELPQNRDFLYPWAAYEYLQDDYKVLQNIHLINYNEDINLGWHHFLKLGLETQDLGESSLGYHINWKTTRGYQDNGDLLLLSFDGAGVFATNQKDFYQINMKAEYFYRISPKWTAYAKTRLSTSKNNYLDKTFALGDETGIRGYPNDYQHGDNQWLFTAELRNYPNINLYQLAELGWAAFVDVGQASGGPDDNNEVSKPIGSIGIGARIYSSRSSYGNVAHIDISVPFTSGEEVNSWEWSFQVRNRF from the coding sequence GTGACATACAAGACCTCTTTAGTTTTTATCAGCATTAGCTTCTTAGCTGCTCAAACGGGCTTAGCTGAAGAGAGTGCGGAAAAAACAGAGGCCTTTACCGAAAAAAAGTCACTGCATAAGATCATTATCACTAGCCACCCTATCTTCGATGAATCCGCTCCCGACAGTTTTTTTATTCATGATTGGGCAAACTATCTGCATATCAATACTCGGGAATCCACGATTTTAAATAAGCTCACCTTCGATGAGCAAAGCCAAGTGAGTCAAAAGGATATTGAAGAGGCACAGAGAAACCTCAGATATGAACCCTACATTCGTGATGCAAAAATCACCTTCGTCGAGCGCGCCCCCGACGCTGATGCCCCAGATGAGGGAGAGGTCGTGTTAGTGGAGACTTGGGATAACTGGTCACTGCTACCCACTGTGAGCTTAAGTCGCAGCGGAGGAGATACTAAATATTCAGTCGGCTTGAAGGAGGATAACCTACTTGGTTACGGTATACGGACGCGGATAAAATATAAGTCTGACAGTGAAAGAACAGGCTATAAGTTGTCGGTGCAAGCACCACTGGACAACCTCATCAAACACTCAACCATAGCCGCCAGTTATCATGACAACAGTGATGGCCAAGCGACCCAATTTAGGTTTATTAAGCCCTTCTACACACTCGATGCCAATAATATGTATGGGCTCAGCTACAGCGACGACCTCAGAACCGATACCATCAAACAAAATGGCATGGATATTAACGAGTTTGAGCACAAACAGGATTTTTTTAATCTCCAATATGGTTGGCGTATCAATAAAACAGCTAATTCGCGTACCCGAGTTATCACAGGTATCACCCGCAATAAGAGTGAGTTTGCCAATCAGGATAAGTTCCCAGATACAGAGCTTCCTCAAAACAGAGACTTTCTCTATCCATGGGCCGCCTATGAGTACCTGCAGGATGACTATAAGGTGCTGCAAAATATTCACTTAATTAACTACAACGAAGATATCAATCTAGGTTGGCACCACTTTCTAAAGCTCGGACTTGAAACTCAAGACTTGGGAGAATCCTCCCTCGGATACCATATCAACTGGAAAACAACCCGAGGCTACCAAGACAATGGCGATCTTCTCCTACTATCCTTCGACGGAGCTGGCGTTTTTGCGACCAATCAGAAAGACTTTTACCAGATCAATATGAAAGCTGAATATTTCTATCGCATCAGCCCCAAATGGACCGCCTACGCGAAGACTCGCCTAAGTACCTCAAAAAATAACTACCTAGACAAGACCTTTGCACTAGGGGATGAAACTGGTATTCGTGGCTACCCCAATGATTATCAGCATGGGGATAATCAGTGGCTATTTACCGCTGAGCTGCGTAACTACCCCAATATCAATCTCTATCAATTAGCCGAACTTGGCTGGGCTGCATTTGTTGATGTGGGCCAAGCCAGTGGCGGACCCGATGATAACAACGAAGTGTCAAAGCCTATCGGCAGCATAGGTATTGGTGCCCGCATCTACTCATCACGCTCAAGTTACGGCAACGTCGCCCATATTGATATCAGCGTACCTTTTACTTCTGGGGAGGAGGTCAATAGCTGGGAGTGGAGCTTTCAAGTACGAAATCGTTTCTAA